The Nicotiana tabacum cultivar K326 chromosome 5, ASM71507v2, whole genome shotgun sequence sequence TATTATGATCAGCATATTCTAAAATTGCACTCTCATATTCAATAGCCCTGTTCAACATCAAGTATGTAGAATTCCATCTTGTAGGAACATCCAAACATAAAGATTTCCTAACTAGATTTCCTTCATCACAACATTCCTGAAACTTTTTCCACCTAGCAGGAGACTGCCCGATATATCTCACTGCTTGCCTAATACGTTCAATAGACACAGTTGATTCTTTTATACCATCCTGAACAACAAGATTCATAATATGAGACATGCACCTCACGTGAAGATATTTACCATTCATGGAATTGGTCCCCCATTTAGTTAACTTCTTAGAAAGCTCCTTCACCGTCACATCATTTGAACTAGCATTATCATCTGTGACAGTGAAAATCTTTTGTAACCCCCACTCTttcaaacaattaataatactATTTGCCATATCTTCACCCCTATGACTAGAAATTGGACAAAagttgataattcttttatgcatTTCCCATTCACTATCAATCCAACAAACAGTAATACACATATAATTTATTCGTTGTAAGGAAGTCCAAGTATCAGTGGTAAGACAAACTCTATGATCTTTAAAAAGCTTCACCAACTTATGTTTTTCctcattgaaaatatcaaaacagtCCCGAGTCACAGTTCTACGTGAAGGAATTCAAAAAAGGTTGTGCAACTTTCATATTTCATAAAACCTTCTTTTTCAACAAAGCTGAAAGGAAGTTCATCCACGATCACCATACGGTACAAAGCTTTCCTACATTgttcttgatcaaatttccaaggAATAATATCTACATCACCCTTATTACCCCCCGGAATAGGTTTAAAGGCTATTTTTGATTGACTTTTTGCAACATCTAAAGGCATTTTTGTACAATTGGCCATATGTGGTGATTTCGTACCATTTTCTTTTGAATCGACAAAATATTCTCTTTTGCAATGTTTACAGACACCCTTTTGATTTCCTTCTAGATCAATAATTTGGCCAAATTGTTCCCATGCAACAGACCTCTTTTTTCTTTGTCTCTTTACTTTTGATTGTACTGATTGAGATTGTGATGTCACATTTGAATTAGAAGGTCCACTTTCACCAATCAACTTATCAATCATAATATTTTCAGCCATGCTTTTGTGTCACTGTGAGTTTGATTTAAAAGAAATCAAGCAGCGACTAGCAAGGCAACAAAGTATTAAAATGAAACACATGATTAAACAGGCAGTTAACAAAAACATGTTTAATATAGACATTGAAATAGTATAGACATTCCCTAAAACATGTTTTCTAAACATGAAGTGCGAAACAAAAACCAAAAGATAATACATAGTTAACAAAGCAGAACACATACTACAGATTTAGAAAATCATTCaagtaaatatgcaaaaattgatttctaagggaAGCCTAAATCAGTGTTTCTAAGATACCAAACTAAGACGAATTCAGAAATGGGATATGAAACACTGACCTTAGTGCAATGCTTTGCCGTAAAAAGATAATGGTAGGAAACTGACTCTTGAAGGGATGACTGGTGACTAGTGGGGGCGTGAGCCATAAGGCGGAGAACTGGTGAGGGCGTGAGCCATGAGGCGGACTGGCGGAGAACTGGTGTGGACTGAGGGTGACAGGGTGTGAGGCGGAGAAACTAAAAAAGAGAAATTGAGAAGTGAGAACTATGTATATGAAACCCTAgtatgtatatacttaagggtaaactAGTAAATTAGTTAACCCTTATTGGGTTATAGGTTTTATCCAATAACAGAATTGCTAAACCTAGCCCGAATCGATAGCCCAATAAAAACAAATTTTACCCGTTaccgaaccgttaacccaataactCAATATTGATAACCCAATAAATAATTAACGATTTCGGTTATCTGTTTTACCCtatatatgcccacccctagtaagacacaacattgccactagatatcttagacaaaaaccctaccagactagtctcacaaatgtacgaagtaaggcaagactcaactacctcctaacctaaaACTCTAATACTTGACCTCCATAGCTtactatcaagggccatgtcctcggaaatctgaagcatcgtcatgtcctgcctgatcacctctccccaatacttcttagtcCGCCCTCTACCCCTTCTCGTGCCCCCCACAGctagccgctcacacctccttaccggagtatctgggcttctcctctgtacATTCCCGAACCATCTgggcctcgcttcccgcatcttatcaTAATTGGGAGCCACGCGCACCTTCTCCGGTATCTcattgttgatacctaattttgccctcatattttctcaaaaaatatatacactttcaaaacatcatttttgcatcattttttagtttacaaatctatacaagcattttctataattttccataattgtaGAGCTTTAAAATCGATTTtcctgcatttaaattacttaaatatttattaattactccttcaaattttttttgtgatgacttaatcacctaaaattattatttttcaccTATAATACGTGCttcaaatattttacttcattttatgtgactacattaatatttttaagctatttgcacaattttgcagtaatagcctATATTTGTACAGAAAtgctctttatttatattatttatgtcaaaattgtattttatatttttataatacaaagttattatttttaagcatttcagtgtataaataatattttacttatttatcaagtatttttataaattatgttcacgtatttaaataatagcctaactttaaactaattttttggaccaaattggCCCAATATACTTAGCCGAATAGACCCCAAGCCTAAACCAGGAGACCCTTCTACCCAACCCAGTCGGTACCCATTTTAGACCCGCCCTACCTTCTTttaaaatcctggccgttgatcttgagatcaacggccatgattaaCCCCCCATTTTTAATTACTTCCTCCACCTAAACCCTAGAGACTCACTCGTCTCTTTACAGCCGCCTCTACACTCTCTCGAACCTTCCCCCTTCTTCTCTAAACCTTAGTATCTGTTGCATGATTCTCTCCGATTCTAGCCTAAAAATGGATTCTACCTGCTATCTACTTACCTTATTAGCCCTATCCCGCTATTCGTCATCCGTTTATGGTATCACATAGGTACTTGCCTAACTATGGCAAGTATAATTTACAAAATACAGACTGGAACGACTCGAATCTTTGGATTTTAGACGGTTTTCTGTCTAGATATGCTCGACAAGGTGCGATTTACACCTTTAATTTGGGTT is a genomic window containing:
- the LOC142180712 gene encoding zinc finger BED domain-containing protein RICESLEEPER 2-like, with the translated sequence MAENIMIDKLIGESGPSNSNVTSQSQSVQSKVKRQRKKRSVAWEQFGQIIDLEGNQKGVCKHCKREYFVDSKENGTKSPHMANCTKMPLDVAKSQSKIAFKPIPGGNKGDVDIIPWKFDQEQCRKALYRMVIVDELPFSFVEKEGFMKYESCTTFFEFLHVELEWEMHKRIINFCPISSHRGEDMANSIINCLKEWGLQKIFTVTDDNASSNDVTVKELSKKLTKWGTNSMNGKYLHVRCMSHIMNLVVQDGIKESTVSIERIRQAVRYIGQSPARWKKFQECCDEGNLVRKSLCLDVPTRWNSTYLMLNRAIEYESAILEYADHNIGLSRHLEFVDIVDGSSCMYTFE